A single genomic interval of Nerophis lumbriciformis linkage group LG17, RoL_Nlum_v2.1, whole genome shotgun sequence harbors:
- the LOC133614165 gene encoding P2Y purinoceptor 14: protein MDGINSTGLPANQSDFGSVFTHQVLPSLYFVIFLVGVPLNGVAAWIFFRVPNDSALVVYLKNMAVADLLMLATFPFRVAVELGLGGWHLQVALCRYTSVLFYSSMYVCIFFMGLISLERYVKIVRRAWPALLLQSAGVARVVALLSWSLLLFLCVLPNALLTSQPGDEESSWNCMLLKSPLGVEWHQATAHFSVVLFWLTLLVLAFCYASIARRLRQSYRRVRRDSADVRRKSNRSIFCLLAVFFVCFVPYHVCRVPYTLSQMPDSGFNQASRFWLFHLKEGTLFLSALNVCLDPVIYFLMCQTFRESLLRKLSARQRLVSVTTPPGLDTVPGGTRGAGAGVH from the coding sequence ATGGACGGCATCAACTCCACCGGCCTCCCCGCCAACCAGTCcgacttcggcagcgtcttcaccCATCAGGTGCTCCCCTCGCTCTATTTCGTCATCTTCCTGGTGGGCGTGCCCCTCAACGGCGTGGCCGCCTGGATCTTCTTCCGAGTTCCCAACGACTCGGCTCTGGTGGTCTACCTGAAGAACATGGCGGTGGCCGACCTGCTCATGCTGGCCACCTTCCCCTTCAGGGTGGCGGTGGAGCTGGGGCTGGGCGGGTGGCACCTGCAGGTGGCGTTGTGCCGCTACACCTCGGTGCTCTTCTACTCGTCCATGTATGTGTGCATCTTCTTCATGGGCCTCATCAGCCTGGAGCGCTACGTCAAGATTGTGCGACGCGCCTGGCCGGCCCTCCTGCTACAGAGCGCGGGCGTGGCCAGGGTGGTGGCGCTGCTCAGCTGgagcctcctcctcttcctctgcgTGCTCCCCAACGCCTTGCTGACCAGCCAGCCGGGCGACGAGGAGAGCTCTTGGAACTGCATGCTGCTGAAGAGCCCGCTGGGGGTGGAGTGGCACCAGGCGACCGCCCACTTCAGCGTGGTGCTCTTCTGGCTCACCCTGTTGGTTCTGGCCTTCTGTTACGCCTCCATCGCCCGGCGCCTGCGCCAGTCGTACCGCAGGGTGCGCCGCGACAGCGCCGACGTGCGCCGCAAGTCCAACCGCAGCATCTTCTGCCTCCTGGCCGTCTTCTTCGTGTGCTTCGTGCCTTACCACGTCTGCCGGGTGCCCTACACGCTCAGCCAGATGCCGGACTCGGGCTTCAACCAGGCCTCGCGCTTCTGGCTCTTCCACCTCAAGGAGGGAACGCTCTTCCTGTCCGCCCTCAACGTCTGCCTCGACCCCGTCATCTACTTCCTCATGTGCCAAACGTTCCGAGAGTCGCTCCTCAGGAAGCTGTCGGCGAGACAGAGGCTCGTGTCCGTCACCACACCCCCCGGCCTGGACACCGTGCCGGGGGGGACACGTGGCGCAGGAGCAGGTGTGCATTAG